The following proteins are co-located in the Natator depressus isolate rNatDep1 chromosome 4, rNatDep2.hap1, whole genome shotgun sequence genome:
- the LOC141986861 gene encoding uncharacterized protein LOC141986861 isoform X1, which translates to MLERGHDRDALQCRVKVKELRNAHCKAHEANSRSGAVPTTCCFYKELNAILGADPTSTPRTTTDTSEHNPTRREEEEEQQQSRSEGAEAEEDTPASLDACSQELFSNQEKGSPLQRPVVGEGHKPEEVPDATLRSQPSVISSAKRLQRIRKRPRRSKEDMLHEVMQHSSNENRKVQEWWDSERRICQQNEERRHKSAVLRQQSTDRLISIMERQADSIQVLVAMQVEQYRARPPLQLLSQNSFPCAPISPPTYFPQHPGSYRHHLPPTPVASPPSPENYDPDPLHSTPITMQYGHPEVQHSLHSTPDRKAEDDNRTYANL; encoded by the exons atgctggaaaggggccatgaccgggatgcactgcagtgtagggttaaagtgaaggagctgcggaatgcccaCTGCAAAGCCcacgaggcaaacagccgctccggtgctgtCCCCAcgacctgctgtttctacaaagagctgaacGCGATACTTGGAGCCGACCCCACCTCCACGCCGAGGACCACCACGGACACTTCAGAGCACAATCCAacaaggagggaggaggaggaagagcagcagcaaagcaggagcgagggtgctgaggcagaggaagacaccccggcatccctagatgcatgcagccaggagctgttctcaaacCAGGAGAAAGGTAGCCCGTTGCAGCGGCCGGTGGTTGGGGAAGGACACaaaccagaggaggttcccg atgcaaccttgagatctcagccgtccgtgaTATCATcggccaaaagactccaaagaatcagaaagaggccacgtagaagcaaggaagacatgttgcatgaagtaatgcagcattcaagtaatgaaaatcgaaaagtgcaggagtggtgggacagtgaaagaaggatctgccagcagaatgaggagcgccggcacaaaagtgcggtgctccggcagcaaagcacggatcggctgataagcataatggagcgccaagcggactcgatccaggtgctcgtagccatgcaggtggaACAGTACCGTGCCCGACCCCCCCTGCAGctcttgtcccaaaactctttcccttgtgcccccatatCACCTCCAACctactttccccaacatccgggttcttatcgccaccacctgcctccaacacctgtagcttcaccacccagccctgaaaactacgaccctgacccactgcactcaacccccatcaccatgcagtacggccatcctgaagtgcagcactcattgcacagcactccagacaggaaggctgaggatgataacaggacatacgcaaatctgtga
- the LOC141986861 gene encoding uncharacterized protein LOC141986861 isoform X2 → MLERGHDRDALQCRVKVKELRNAHCKAHEANSRSGAVPTTCCFYKELNAILGADPTSTPRTTTDTSEHNPTRREEEEEQQQSRSEGAEAEEDTPASLDACSQELFSNQEKDATLRSQPSVISSAKRLQRIRKRPRRSKEDMLHEVMQHSSNENRKVQEWWDSERRICQQNEERRHKSAVLRQQSTDRLISIMERQADSIQVLVAMQVEQYRARPPLQLLSQNSFPCAPISPPTYFPQHPGSYRHHLPPTPVASPPSPENYDPDPLHSTPITMQYGHPEVQHSLHSTPDRKAEDDNRTYANL, encoded by the exons atgctggaaaggggccatgaccgggatgcactgcagtgtagggttaaagtgaaggagctgcggaatgcccaCTGCAAAGCCcacgaggcaaacagccgctccggtgctgtCCCCAcgacctgctgtttctacaaagagctgaacGCGATACTTGGAGCCGACCCCACCTCCACGCCGAGGACCACCACGGACACTTCAGAGCACAATCCAacaaggagggaggaggaggaagagcagcagcaaagcaggagcgagggtgctgaggcagaggaagacaccccggcatccctagatgcatgcagccaggagctgttctcaaacCAGGAGAAAG atgcaaccttgagatctcagccgtccgtgaTATCATcggccaaaagactccaaagaatcagaaagaggccacgtagaagcaaggaagacatgttgcatgaagtaatgcagcattcaagtaatgaaaatcgaaaagtgcaggagtggtgggacagtgaaagaaggatctgccagcagaatgaggagcgccggcacaaaagtgcggtgctccggcagcaaagcacggatcggctgataagcataatggagcgccaagcggactcgatccaggtgctcgtagccatgcaggtggaACAGTACCGTGCCCGACCCCCCCTGCAGctcttgtcccaaaactctttcccttgtgcccccatatCACCTCCAACctactttccccaacatccgggttcttatcgccaccacctgcctccaacacctgtagcttcaccacccagccctgaaaactacgaccctgacccactgcactcaacccccatcaccatgcagtacggccatcctgaagtgcagcactcattgcacagcactccagacaggaaggctgaggatgataacaggacatacgcaaatctgtga